A section of the Deinococcus fonticola genome encodes:
- a CDS encoding transposase: protein MPGRMHSREFKLEVLEQIERKQKTTAQLCREHQLSPSLIHRWRKEVEMRGGAAFTDMKTGDQALERRIAELERYCGQLALENTILKKSLANYRTRSGSR, encoded by the coding sequence ATGCCCGGACGAATGCACAGCCGCGAATTCAAGCTCGAAGTCCTTGAACAAATCGAACGCAAGCAGAAAACGACCGCCCAGTTGTGCCGCGAACACCAGCTTTCACCGAGCCTGATTCACCGGTGGCGCAAGGAAGTGGAAATGCGTGGCGGCGCGGCCTTTACCGATATGAAGACGGGAGATCAAGCGTTAGAGAGGCGAATTGCCGAACTGGAACGGTATTGTGGGCAACTTGCCCTGGAAAATACAATTCTGAAAAAGTCGTTGGCGAACTACCGCACCAGGAGCGGCTCGAGATGA